In Bacteroidota bacterium, the genomic stretch CCAGCAATTTCCCCGTTCAACCGTGCAGCAGCGATATCCCATGTGGCTGCAAGTGAAATAGGTGCCGGCAGGGCTGTAGCCTTTCCCTCATGACCAGGACCACCGGGGCCAACTCCGGCCGGACCATTGGTAATAGGAAAAACGGGAATGTTTAGCCTGGAAACTCCTGGAACTACTCTATACTCCGACTTATTTTTTATACCATGTAATTGTGCAATTTTTTCATCAAGGGTCATCTGTTTAACAACTTTTCTTGCAGATGCCTCATATTCAGGTTGTACGGTTTGCATCTGCATTTTCGAACAACCAGCCGCCAACACTATAATAGCCCCAGCATATATGGCTTTGTTGATTGCAGAATTCCTTTTATAACACCTTTTCATAAAAATTATTATTTTGTTAGTTATCTTATATAAGCTTTTTGTGTTTTCTATCCAACTCTAGGATTATAACAAAACCTGTTATTCCTATTTAGACAAAAAATATACAAAACAGTTTAATTACCTTAACACTTATTTTCAATAGAAAGATTTTATTTTGAGGAAAATTAAGCTTAGAATACAGGATTGTATTTTAATGATTATAAAATATATTATCTCCATCAAGGTATTTATTAAAACCGAGAGAAAGCATCCATAAGAGTTCCTTACTACCAGACATAAAAAAACCTGCAATGAATTAACATTGCAGGCCAAATTTTCATAAAAGATTATTGTTTATTTCTTCAATCCGTTTAAACCATCTTTTGCACGCTGGTCGTTAGGATCAAGAGCAAGTACTTTATTCCAGTATTCAATGGAAAGATTAACATTCTTATCTTTTGTTGCCCTGTCCGATGATTTTTCGGAAAGTAAATAATAGTAATATCCATTATAAGAATAACATTCGATAAGGTTCTTCTTGTTTTTATTTCCATTAGCAGCTTCAATCAATTTTGCAGCATTTTCATAAAAAGGCTTAGCCAATCCCAATACTGATTCGGGATCAATTAAACTATTTGTCCTGGCCCTCCAGAAATAACCCAAATAATTATCCGGAGCTATTTGAGTCACCTTACTAAAAGCAGTATCGGCCATTACAAAAATAGGACGGACAATGGAGGTATCCTTATTTTCCTTTGTTTCTTTTTGTCCTTCCAGGAAATATTCTCTACCCAATTTAAAATAGTTCACTACCACATCAGCAGGATTCTTTTCTATAAGGACTTTAAAATAAGTGGCTGCATCCATATGTTGATTTGTCCTTGATAGGGCTGAAGCCAAATCTTCATACAAGGAAACATCTGAAGTATCAGTTGCCACAGCTTTCTTAAGATTAATAATAGCTAAAGAATCCTGATTGTTTTTAATCAGCAACCTGCCATAATATTGATAATCAGTAGATATTACTTTCTTAGGATCTTGAACTTTAAAAAATTGTTCCATATAATCCAAACCACTCTTATAATCTTCAGTTTCATAAGAAATATAAGCTTTCAACCTGTACATTACAGCATTATTAGGCGACTCTTTCAAAATATCATTTATTTCTTTTTGAGCAGCCTCATAATTTTTAGTGAAAAATAAAACCGAAGTATACCTTTCCTTATCTTCCAAAGTAATTTCAGCTAAATTGTTATACTTGCCATAATAATTAACAGCATCATTGTAACGGCCAAAAAGGTAATTCAAATCACCTAAATCTTTATAAATCAGCACATTCGTTGAATCCAATTTTAATGCATTGGAATATGCCTTAAAAGATTCAACATAATTCCTGCCGCTGGCATAAATTTCACCTAATTTGATAAAAGCAGTGATATTTTTCTTATCATAATAAATAGCACGTTCATAATCATTAGCAGCATCGCCATAGTTGGAATTCAAATATTGCAGGTTCCCTTGTTGAATGTATATATTTGAATTTTTGGAATCTACGTCTTTTGCAATATTTAAATAATAGTTTGCAATAGTGGTGTCTTTAACATCACTTGAAATGGTGGCTTCGACAATAGCACAAATGGTTGCAACATCTTTTTTATGGATCTTTCTTGCTTTTTCAAATAAGGCTTTAGCCTCATCAGTCTTTTGATTCTGCAAAAGAATTTTTCCTGAACCAATATAGTTTAAAGCTTCATCAGGATTTGCGGAAATTCCACTATTATAACAGAATTTTGCCGAATCTATATTTTTTTGTTTAAAATAAATTTCTCCAAGGTAATACCAACTTTTAGCATCTCCCGGATTCTTTTTAGTTAATTGTTTAAAAGTATTTTTAGCGCGGTTAAGCTGATTTTGTTCAAAATAACTTTTGCCGCCTTCAAAATCCTGCCCGAAAAGTGAAAAACACCCCATCAGACCGAATACAATTAAACCGGTAACTGAAATTCTTTTTGCGCTTGTTCCCATAGACTTTAGTTTAATAATTATCGTTTACTTCAATGATTCGTACTGGTTGTGTTGCAGGCAATATCCCTGCTTTCAATATAATTCTTTGTCCACGATCGCTTGCCAAAAAAGAAACAAATCCGTGGATAAGCCCTATATGGGGATCATTATTGATAGCGTAAATATTTCTAGTCAAAGGATACCATCCTTTTGAAATATATGCCTGATAAGGTTGATAAGTATTTGTAGAGGTAGCTGTTTTTTCTTTAGTTAGAGCCATAACCCTAACTTTCTTCAAAAAAGAAAGGGAAGTACTGTCACTTTTATTACTAACCCAACTAACTCCAATAAAACCAATAGCATTAGGTGTCTGGGAAACATACTGTACAACATCCTTATTATATTCCATGGCAGACAGATGCTTGGAGAGAGGGATAGTTTTACTGATCGAATCCAATACGAAACGAACCGTACTGGAATTTGGATTGTCAAAAACAACTTTGATATTCCCCAGTCTTGATTTAGGAAATATTTGTTTCCATTTAGTCACTTTACCGGTTACAATATCAAAAATATTATTCATGCTGAGTATAGAATCCCTGTTGCTGGGATGAATAATTAAAGCCACAGCATCAACAGCAATTTTTGTTACGGTAGGATATAATTTTTTACTATGAAAATAATCAATCTCATTAGCTTTTAAAGGTCTGGAAACAATAATCATG encodes the following:
- a CDS encoding substrate-binding domain-containing protein; translated protein: MMMKIKTILSLFMLLFVLISCQNRSGDKKPADTPTTGEVSICVDETFKPIADAEIQVFQGLYQYAKVNPIYKSETEALNLLVKGKTNMIIVSRPLKANEIDYFHSKKLYPTVTKIAVDAVALIIHPSNRDSILSMNNIFDIVTGKVTKWKQIFPKSRLGNIKVVFDNPNSSTVRFVLDSISKTIPLSKHLSAMEYNKDVVQYVSQTPNAIGFIGVSWVSNKSDSTSLSFLKKVRVMALTKEKTATSTNTYQPYQAYISKGWYPLTRNIYAINNDPHIGLIHGFVSFLASDRGQRIILKAGILPATQPVRIIEVNDNY
- a CDS encoding tetratricopeptide repeat protein, which translates into the protein MGTSAKRISVTGLIVFGLMGCFSLFGQDFEGGKSYFEQNQLNRAKNTFKQLTKKNPGDAKSWYYLGEIYFKQKNIDSAKFCYNSGISANPDEALNYIGSGKILLQNQKTDEAKALFEKARKIHKKDVATICAIVEATISSDVKDTTIANYYLNIAKDVDSKNSNIYIQQGNLQYLNSNYGDAANDYERAIYYDKKNITAFIKLGEIYASGRNYVESFKAYSNALKLDSTNVLIYKDLGDLNYLFGRYNDAVNYYGKYNNLAEITLEDKERYTSVLFFTKNYEAAQKEINDILKESPNNAVMYRLKAYISYETEDYKSGLDYMEQFFKVQDPKKVISTDYQYYGRLLIKNNQDSLAIINLKKAVATDTSDVSLYEDLASALSRTNQHMDAATYFKVLIEKNPADVVVNYFKLGREYFLEGQKETKENKDTSIVRPIFVMADTAFSKVTQIAPDNYLGYFWRARTNSLIDPESVLGLAKPFYENAAKLIEAANGNKNKKNLIECYSYNGYYYYLLSEKSSDRATKDKNVNLSIEYWNKVLALDPNDQRAKDGLNGLKK